In Aedes albopictus strain Foshan unplaced genomic scaffold, AalbF5 HiC_scaffold_731, whole genome shotgun sequence, a genomic segment contains:
- the LOC109621599 gene encoding anaphase-promoting complex subunit 4 yields MSSSKYSGAGKNPMKQIGNKNVGYRVDILKWSEKMDLLAIGNDKGEVILHRLKWQKVWQLPPPEEGLLVRGIAWRPLEKVMAIAYSNGIVLLINIENKEEIYNFNVKADISCINWTDNNKEVPINDTSGDAINNYTTFLPPLPSLNSLSSTAKSCEYNTLKFYSKQILNLLIIGSSNGFVNLSVFGMLSCCDLDVFQTLNIRPDEGTIKEVKMSSNFKQLFVVVQRGGWLELVVFENDILQRYSTSLMNLAIKHAHILGTMTYIGDTIECIVEAWETVLLEMDNKLTKYANSQPQGSISADFLELLMFGSTSPALEQFLLRDLTEKGLKKLGNSIELSYSTIQKLVVKPLHTAISSVFYHLNSLQGMVSNVYYYKPLLGNVTKEALINCGAFLIKAYELQQTIDTSTRDFKIFFRWLYIVIVRLMDETLAEDSSFVTQQEVNYLAEFLNNFDANYHEAMEEDAPSSETKKRKFNLERVGQYLEDKPLMFPPKEDVSNQWTRLLEENECLKACPLIYPHNENSSLVQQHHQLKTSIQQIFEKPVTVIGQDFKQKSILSLRNTDPQHGFQQTVTQLDLEDRNVSLFAMLDSDNSLVLTECNSASMIRSIRLRFLEKPYFDARLAAIGDLTFKHIQFYNMEILSVLLRARTSEGRSSSYFMQLALDRIWEVLETIPLVNNQIISDATGGGSCCRVVNAYTLIEEGSLKLLEGMDAGKIAVSGSRNMTSVVSESQRTIRIYDMDPQEEEDDLLDISRDNSSLDNSKESIQS; encoded by the exons ATGAGTTCATCTAAATATTCCGGTGCTGGTAAAAATCCGATGAAGCAAATCGGCAACAAAAACGTAGGCTACCGTGTGGACATTCTCAAATGGAGCGAAAAAATGGACCTGTTAGCGATCGGAAACGACAAAG GAGAAGTAATACTTCATCGGCTAAAATGGCAAAAGGTGTGGCAACTGCCACCACCTGAGGAAGGATTGCTAGTGCGTGGGATAGCCTGGAGGCCGCTGGAGAAAGTGATGGCCATTG CTTACAGTAACGGGATTGTTTTGCTGATAAACATCGAAAACAAGGAGGAAATCTATAATTTCAACGTCAAGGCGGATATCAGCTGTATTAATTGGACGGATAACAATAAAGAAGTTCCTATCAATGACACCAGTGGAGATGCAATC AATAACTATACCACATTCCTGCCACCGCTACCAAGCTTGAATTCGCTATCGTCGACCGCCAAATCCTGTGAATACAACACCCTAAAGTTCTACTCAAAACAGATTCTGAACCTTCTGATCATTGGCAGCTCCAACGGTTTTGTTAACCTGTCTGTATTTGGGATGTTGTCCTGTTGTGATTTGGATGTGTTTCAAACGCTCAACATCCGACCCGATGAGGGCACGATTAAGGAAGTGAAAATGAGTTCAAACTTCAAGCAGCTGTTCGTGGTCGTACAACGTGGAGGGTGGCTCGAGCTGGTTGTCTTCGAGAATGACATCTTGCAGCGCTACTCGACGTCGCTAATGAATCTGGCCATCAAACATGCTCACATTCTGGGAACAATGACCTACATCGGGGATACCATTGAGTGCATTGTCGAGGCTTGGGAGACCGTACTGCTGGAGATGGACAACAAGCTGACAAAGTACGCCAACAGCCAACCCCAGGGATCAATTTCAGCGGACTTTCTGGAGCTACTTATGTTTGGAAGTACATCTCCAGCGCTGGAACAGTTTTTGCTGAGAGACTTGACGGAAAAAGGACTGAAAAAACTGGGGAATAGCATCGAGTTGAGCTATTCCACCATACAGAAGCTGGTGGTTAAACCACTTCACACGGCTATCAGCAGTGTATTTTATCACCTGAATTCTCTACAAGGCATGGTGAGCAACGTCTATTACTACAAACCATTGCTGGGTAATGTTACAAAGGAAGCCCTAATAAACTGCGGAGCATTCTTAATCAAAGCCTATGAACTGCAACAAACGATCGACACCTCTACCAGAGATTTCAAGATATTTTTCCGATGGTTGTACATAGTGATCGTTCGTTTGATGGACGAAACTCTGGCCGAAGATAGCTCCTTTGTGACGCAGCAAGAGGTCAACTATCTGGCAGAATTTCTCAACAATTTTGACGCAAACTATCACGAAGCCATGGAGGAGGATGCTCCGAGTTCGGAGACAAAAAAGCGCAAGTTCAACTTGGAACGCGTCGGTCAGTACCTGGAGGATAAGCCTTTGATGTTTCCTCCCAAGGAGGACGTCTCAAATCAGTGGACCAGACTCCTCGAGGAGAACGAGTGTCTCAAGGCTTGTCCTTTGATCTATCCTCACAACGAAAACAGCTCCCTTGTTCAGCAACACCACCAACTAAAAACCAGCATCCAACAAATCTTCGAAAAACCGGTGACCGTTATCGGTCAAGACTTCAAGCAGAAAAGCATCCTCTCCCTACGGAACACTGATCCCCAGCACGGCTTCCAGCAAACCGTCACCCAGTTGGACCTAGAAGATCGAAATGTGTCGCTTTTCGCCATGCTCGATTCCGACAACAGTCTCGTCTTGACAGAATGCAATTCGGCCTCGATGATCCGCTCGATCCGTTTAcgtttcctggagaaaccctattTTGACGCCCGTTTGGCGGCCATCGGGGATCTCACCTTCAAACACATCCAATTCTACAATATGGAAATACTCTCGGTTTTGCTGCGGGCGCGTACTAGTGAAGGCCGCTCCAGCAGCTACTTCATGCAGCTTGCGCTAGATCGGATCTGGGAAGTGCTGGAAACGATTCCATTGGTCAATAACCAGATCATATCCGACGCGACCGGCGGTGGAAGTTGCTGCCGTGTAGTCAACGCCTACACGCTCATAGAGGAAGGTTCCTTGAAGCTGCTGGAGGGCATGGATGCCGGAAAGATTGCCGTGTCCGGCTCGAGGAATATGACTTCGGTGGTGTCCGAATCTCAACGAACCATCCGGATATACGACATGGATCCACAGGAAGAGGAAGACGATCTGTTGGACATATCGCGAGATAATAGCAGTTTAGATAATAGTAAGGAATCTATACAATCTTGA
- the LOC109621636 gene encoding single-stranded DNA-binding protein, mitochondrial: MFSRQITRIFNHSIALKRPYCSDPGRIEKTVNSVTLLGRVGADPQKRGNDAHPVVTFSLATHSNYRYESGDWMQKTDWHRVVIFKPALRDAVMNYLRKGQRAMISGKITYGEITDQEGKQRPTTSIIADDVIFLQNQSQ; the protein is encoded by the exons ATGTTTTCGCGACAAATTACTAGAATCTTCAACCACTCTATCGCTCTGAAGCGGCCATACTGCAGCGACCCAGGACGCATAGAAAAAA CGGTCAACAGCGTCACGTTGCTGGGCCGTGTCGGAGCCGATCCGCAAAAGCGCGGTAACGATGCCCACCCGGTGGTCACATTCTCTCTGGCAACGCATTCCAACTATCGGTACGAGTCCGGCGACTGGATGCAGAAAACCGACTGGCACCGAGTGGTGATTTTCAAACCGGCTCTACGCGACGCCGTTATGAACTATCTGCGGAAGGGACAACGGGCGATGATCAGTGGGAAAATTACCTACGGTGAGATTACCGACCAGGAAGGCAAGCAACGCCCGACCACCAGCATCATCGCGGACGACGTCATCTTCCTGCAGAACCAAAGTCAGTAG